In Daucus carota subsp. sativus chromosome 4, DH1 v3.0, whole genome shotgun sequence, one DNA window encodes the following:
- the LOC108215826 gene encoding uncharacterized protein LOC108215826, which translates to MANFNRSGGLKKSNDSVRLIITTIMGMVFGYFIGISFPSVSLSRINLPSSLMSFHEDILKPSDRSFPENLGSGNTPKIPKIYVPTNPRGAETLPPGIVVAETDYMLRRLWGDPTEDIKKKPKYLVTFTVGFDQRNNIDAAVKKFSEDFQILLFHYDGRTSEWDQFEWSKRAVHISIRKQTKWWYAKRFLHPDVVAAYDYIFIWDEDLGVEHFNGDKFIELVKKHGLEISQPGLEPNNGLTWQMTKRRGDREVHKNTEERPGWCSDPHLPPCAAFVEIMAPVFSRQAWRCVWHMIQNDLVHGWGLDFALRRCVEPAHEKIGVVDSQWIIHQVIPSLGNQGVSEDGKAPWEGVKQRCRSEWALFQDRLANADQAYFMQKKG; encoded by the exons ATGGCAAACTTCAATCGCAG CGGTGGTTTAAAAAAATCCAATGATAGTGTCAGACTTATTATAACAACCATAATGGGAATGGTGTTTGGTTATTTTATTGGTATTTCATTTCCGTCAGTTTCCCTTTCCAGG ATTAACCTACCCTCAAGCCTTATGTCATTTCATGAAGATATTCTCAAACCCAGTGATCGCAGTTTTCCTGAAAATCTAGGGTCAGGAAACACACCTAAAATACCCAAG ATATATGTTCCAACAAATCCCCGCGGTGCTGAGACGTTACCTCCGGGAATTGTAGTGGCCGAGACAGATTATATGTTGAGAAGATTATGGGGTGACCCAACTGAG GATATAAAAAAGAAGCCAAAGTACTTAGTAACTTTCACAGTGGGATTTGATCAGAGAAACAACATTGACGCAGCAGTCAAAAAG TTCTCTGAGGATTTTCAGATTTTGCTTTTCCATTATGATGGGCGAACTAGTGAGTGGGATCAGTTTGAATGGTCAAAGCGTGCTGTTCATATCAGCATAAGAAAACAAACAAAGTG GTGGTATGCAAAGAGATTTCTACATCCTGATGTTGTAGCAGCCtatgattatattttcatttggGATGAAGATCTAGGTGTTGAGCATTTTAACGGAGACAA GTTTATTGAACTGGTAAAGAAACATGGTCTGGAGATTTCTCAACCAGGTCTTGAACCCAATAATGGACTAACATGGCAAATGACAAAGAGGAGAGGCGACCGAGAAGTTCACAA GAATACAGAAGAGCGACCAGGGTGGTGTAGTGATCCACATTTGCCTCCATGTGCTGC tttTGTGGAGATCATGGCACCAGTATTTTCTCGACAAGCCTGGCGGTGTGTGTGGCATATGATTCAG AATGATTTGGTGCATGGTTGGGGTCTAGATTTTGCCCTCAGAAGATGTGTGGAG CCTGCACATGAAAAGATTGGCGTTGTTGATTCACAGTGGATTATTCATCAAGTAATCCCTTCTCTTGGAAATCAG GGTGTGTCCGAGGATGGTAAAGCTCCATGGGAAGGG GTGAAACAGAGATGCAGAAGCGAGTGGGCCCTATTTCAGGATCGCCTTGCAAATGCAGACCAGGCTTATTTTATGCAAAAGAAGGGTTGA